One part of the Tachysurus fulvidraco isolate hzauxx_2018 chromosome 23, HZAU_PFXX_2.0, whole genome shotgun sequence genome encodes these proteins:
- the si:dkey-261l7.2 gene encoding uncharacterized protein si:dkey-261l7.2: protein MPQLTETMLPHLVILLCALSAQYLIMELASGTEAQRTLATQGILEAWKITRMKYLNMTVWADWIASWMPKFPLLGAEEDQDTIQADILALESLMRSNTQGYFAESEVPRSPRPEYVLHRVGEVVMEMENHMVGVIVGWDEGLRVPPEWLRRKKYTDSQLKRMDSTPHYKILFSGSDESSLMVGYMPQNVLQLFEGYKPDIPTLDRYFSHFNGKKFVMLDWLKELYPED, encoded by the exons ATGCCGCAGTTGACGGAAACGATGCTGCCTCATCTCGTGATTCTCCTGTGCGCTTTGTCCGCACAATATCTCATAATGGAGTTGGCCAGCGGGACCGAAGCACAACGCACACTAGCAACTCAGgg AATCCTAGAGGCATGGAAAATCACGAGGATGAAATATCTGAACATGACCGTCTGGGCCGACTGGATCGCTTCTTGGATGCCCAAATTTCC actgcTGGGAGCGGAAGAGGACCAGGATACGATCCAAGCAGATATCTTGGCCCTGGAGTCTCTGATGCGCAGTAATACACAAGGCTATTTTGCAG aatcagAGGTGCCACGCAGTCCCAGGCCGGAGTATGTGCTGCATCGAGTAGGAGAGGTCGTCATGGAGATGGAGAATCACATGGTGGGGGTGATAGTGGGCTGGGACGAAGGACTTCGGGTTCCTCCAGAGTGGTTAAGGAGGAAGAAGTACACCGACTCTCag ctaaaGAGAATGGATAGCACCCCACACTACAAGATTTTGTTCAGTGGATCTGATGAGTCCTCTCTGATGGTTGGATACATGCCCCAGAATGTACTCCAGCTCTTCGAGGGATACAAG CCAGATATCCCCACCCTAGATCGGTATTTCTCCCACTTTAATGGGAAAAAATTTGTGATGCTCGACTGGCTGAAAGAACTTTACCCAGaagactga